Within the Candidatus Culexarchaeum yellowstonense genome, the region CAGATTTCTCTTGGCGATTTCTGTGGGTGCAAATAGTAGGTCTGAAACGTGGTCTGCAACTATCCTATTTATCTCTTCAGGCATACTTCTATCGAAGCTCCTCAATCCAGCTTCCACATGACCTAAAGTTACCCCAACCTTAACTGATGCAAGTGCACCTGCAAGCACAGTATTCGTATCCCCCTCCACAAGCACTATATCAGGCTTCTCATCAAATAGAACCTTCTCTATCCCAATCATCATTTTCCCAGTTTCCTCAGCATGCGTCCCGGAGCCAACCCTCAAATTATACTTGGGTTGGGGGAGCTTCAACTGTTCGAAGAATACTTGATCCAAGTTATAGGAGTAGTGTTGCCCAGTGTGTAATATGAAGAATTCCATATTCTTCTCTTCCAGCTCCCTTATTATTGGTGACATCTTTATTATTTCAGGCCTCGTCCCAAGTACTATTGCAACCTTCACTTTACCCTCCTCACCCTAAATATGACTGTTCCACCTTCAGTGTATGGCTTCCATGGATCAACACATTGGAGATAGGCATGCTCTTTATCTTCAGGCTTGGTTAAGCCTAGTTTAACTGGGTCAGCCCCCTCATCCAATGCAACAGCATAATGCAATATGACTGAGAGGGCATGTATGCAGAGTGCATCCGTCTCCTCCAAAACAATCCTTGGACCATCAATTACAATTCTATCTCCAACCCTATGTACTGGGCACCTCCCCCTAACTTCAACAACCTCTACCTCCAACATCTATTTCGCCCCTTTAACCACGCTTACCAACACCCACAATATTATTGCAGTTGTGAGTAGCAT harbors:
- a CDS encoding TIGR04076 family protein; the encoded protein is MLEVEVVEVRGRCPVHRVGDRIVIDGPRIVLEETDALCIHALSVILHYAVALDEGADPVKLGLTKPEDKEHAYLQCVDPWKPYTEGGTVIFRVRRVK